DNA from bacterium:
GCCTGGCTCTCCTTGACCAACCGCACCTCCACCAGCGGGGCCATCTACATCACGCTGGAGACCACCGCCATCTCGGTGATCACCGCCTACCACCCCTACATCGACACGCGCCTGCTCATCGGCTCCATCGCCCACGGCCAGGCCGACAACAGCGTGTCGCCTCCGACCGCGAGCAGCTTCGACCCGGCAGGGAGCGGCATCACCAACGAGATCTTCCACCAGGTGACGGACCTGGTGAACCAGGCGATCGCAGACGACAGCGATCCCATGTTCCGCATCCGCTACAACCCGGTCTTCAAGCTCTACACCCTGTCGACCGGCGGCTCGGGCGGCGGCTCGAATCGCCCCCAGCTCCAGGGCCTGAGCAGCTACGTGGGCGGCCCCGGCATGACGATCACCCTGCTGGGCGAGGGCTTCGGGCCGAACGTGGCCGACAACGCCGTCTCCTTCAACGGGACGGTCGCCACCATCCTCTCGGCCTCGCCGACCGAGCTCGTCGTCGTCGTGCCCCCCGAGGCCACCCCGGGCCTGGTCACCGTCACGACCAGCCTCGGCACCAGCAACGGGATCATCTTCACGGTCCTGACCAACCTGCTCGGCGGCTTCAACCCCCTGCTCTCGCCCACCCTCTCGTCGGTCGCGCCGCTCGCGGTCGTGCCGGGGGCCACCGTGTCCTTGACGGGCACGCGCTTCGACGTCTCGCCCGGCGCCAACGTCGTCTGGATGAACGGCAAGGCGACCACCGCTTCGGCTTCGACCACCACGAGCCTCACCTTCGTGGTGCCCGCGGGCTGGCAGAGCGGCCCCATCCAGGTCACCCGCGGCACCGCCCCGAGCAACCCGCTCTACCTGGCCGTCGGCTTGCCGGTGGTGGTCGCGGCCAACATCCCCTCGGCACCGCCGGGGATCACGATTACGCTCGCCGGCCTCAACTTCGTGCCGGCCATGGGGGCCAACTTCGTCGAGTTCGTGGGCGCCACGGCCGCTCCTGCGACGGCTTCGGCGACCTCGCTCACCGTGACGATCCCGCCGGGCGCCCAGCCGGGACCGGTCACGGTCCGCACCGCGGCGGGCCCGAGTCTGCCCTTCGCCTTCGGGGTGCTCACGGGCACCAGCGGCACCGTGGCCCTGGGCGAGGCGGCGACCGTGACGGCCATGGCCCCGGTGCGCGGCCCGGTGGGCCTTGCGGTCGCCATCACCGGCACGGGCTTCAGCACCTGGCTGCCCGGCAACATCGTGCGCTTCAACGGGATCCCCGCGACCATCACCAGCGCGACCGCCACCCGGCTCGACGTGATCGTGCCCGAGGGAGCGACGACGGGGCCGGTCACCGTGGACGTGGCCGCCGGCCGGGTCGTGGCCGGGACCTTCACCGTGCACGGCCCCGCCGTGACGAACCCCGCGGTGCAGGGCGTGCCCATGCTCTCCGGCCTGAGTCCCACCCAGGGCCTGCCCGGCACCGTCGTCACGGTGACGGGGACCAACTTCGACCCGATCGTGGCCAACAACCACGTCAGCTTCAACGGGGTCGTCGCCGTGCCCGCCGACGGCACCTCGGAGCAGTTGACGGTGACGGTTCCCGTGGGGGCCACCGCCGGCAACGTGACGGTCACCCACTCGGGCGGGACCTCGACGGCGCAGCCCTTCTTCGTGATCCCGGGCCATTCGGGGCAGGTGGCGATCGCCTCGCCCCCCACCGTCTCGGCCGTCACCCCGGGCCACGCCCGGGTGGGCGAGACCGTCACCCTGACCGGGACCAACTTCTGGCCGATCCTGGGGGCGAACGCGGTGCGCTTCAACGGCTTGAGCGCGCCGATCGCGACCGTCTCAGCGACGAGCCTCGTCTGTGCGGTGCCGGCCGGGGCGAAAACCGGCCTCCTCTCCGTGGACACCCCGAGCGGACGCGCCGTCTGGGGCGCCTTCACGGTGGACCCCGAGCCCTTCGTCCTCTCGGGCGATCCGGTGCTCGTGAGCCTCAGCCGCGACTCGGCCCCGGCGGGCGCCACCCTGACCCTGACGGGCGCCAACTTCCACCCGGACCCTTCCCGGAACACGGTCGAGTTCGTCGGCGCCACGGCGACCCCGAGCGCGGGAGGCGCCACCTCCCTCACCGTCATCGTGCCGGCAGGGGCCGGCACGGGCGGCGTCCGCGTCCGGACCGACGCCGGCCTGAGCGACCCTCGACCTTTCGTGATGCTTTCCAACATCGGCGGCACGTTCGACCCCTAGCTGCGGGGCAACCAAAGGAGAACCGCATGCAAACAAGAAGCCTCTTGACGCTCCTCACGCTCGCCTGCCTGGTCGGTTGCCAGGTGGGTGATCCGCTCTCGTCGGCGAACGGCAAGGGGCCCGATCAGGTCGCCCCGAGCACGGTGCCGAGCCTGAGCGGTACCTTGCAGCTGCCCGAGCGCACGACGCTCGCGGTGCCCGCTGACGTGCTGACGGCCGCCACGGTCACGCTCATCAACCCGGCTTCGAACCAGGCGGTCACCTCGGCGTTGACCGATGCTTCTGGTAACTTCACCATCCAGTTCTCCGGCAACTTCAACCCCGGCATCGGCAGCACCTACGTGCTCGAGGCCTTCAAGGGCCTGGGCAGCAACGCCCCTGGCTACTACGCGCCGCGCTTTAGGACCATCATCCAGCTGACGGCGGGCGGCTGGACGAGCATCACCGGCACCTCGATCTACATCAACGCCCTGACGACCGCGATCGCCATCGAGAGCGCCCTGGACGGCACCAACGTGGCGGCGGCGAGCACCATCGCCAAGATCACCCCGCCGGCGACGCTCGTGACCAACGCCTTTGCGCCCCACCACCCGGACGCCGAGGTGTACCAGCTCGCCAGCGACATCAGCAACTACCTGACCAATAACCTGGACCCCCTGCTCAGCGTCAGCGCGGTGCAGCCGAGCGTCACCTCGTTCAACCCCACCTCGGGCGGCGCAGGGACCATCGTGACCCTCTACGGCAAGGGCTTCAACGCGGTGCCGGGCAGCACCACCGTGACCTTCAACGGGGTGCCCGCCAACGTCATCTACGTGGCCCCGCGCCTCGACACCCCGGGGCAGAGCCGGTTGGCGGTCATCTGCCCGCCCGCCTTCAACACGGGCAAGATCGAGATTTCGACCCCGGTCGGCACCGCCTCGACGGCGACCAACTTCACCACCAACGTGCCCACCCTCTCGGGCCTGAGCATCGCGACCGGCTCGGTGGGCAACACCGTGACCATCACCGGTACCAACTTCGACCTGAACGCGAGCAACGACATCGTGCGCTTCAACGGCATGCTCGCCCCGGTCACCGCGGCGACCGCGACCACGCTCACCTGCCAGGTGCCCGTGGGGGCCAGCACCGGCAACGTGGTGGTGACCACCAACGCGGGCCCGAGCAACGGCCTGCAATTCACGGTCCACCCGGTGATTTCGAGCCTCAGCCGCCCCTCGGGGCCCCTCGGCTCCACGGTCGTCATCACCGGCTACAACTTCGACGGGGCGACCCCCTTCAACAACCAGGTGCGCTTCAACGGGACGCTCGCGACCGTGACCGCCTCGACCCCGACCTCGATCACCTGCACCGTGCCGCCAGGGGCCACCAGCGGCCCCCTGACGGTCACCGTCGGCGCCGAGGCCAGCACCGCCGTCACCTTCTACGTCGTGCCGAACCTGTCCGGCAACGGCACGCTGTAAGCGAGGTCCACCATGAGAATGAACGCCATCCAGAAGTCGGGGACCCTCCTGCTCGTGGGCATCCTGGCCGGGTGCATGCCGAGCTTCCTGTCGCGGCCTACCGGCCAGGGTGAGATGCCCACGGTCGATAAGCAGGGCGGGCTCCATGTCGTCACCCAGGGCGACACCACGACCATCCAGCGCCTGGATACCGTGCTCAAGGGCCGGGTGACGCTCGAGGGCGGCGATCGCCAGACCCAGGCGACCACCGCCGAGGTGGTCGGCAACGCCACGGTCGCCATCATCGACACCACCACCAACGTCACGGTCGCCACCTCGGTGACCGACGGATCGGGGAATTTTGCCATCCCCCTGCCCGCTAGCTGGAACCCGCCGGTCAACAGCACCTTCGTGATCGAGGCCTTCAAGGGCCTTGGCAGCAACGCTGCGGGCCAGCGGGTGATCCGCATGCGCAGCCTGATCCAGAAGCTCGCGGGCAACGGCAACTTCACGAGTCTCACGGGCTCGGCCTCGATCGGCATCAGCCCCATGACGACCGCCGTCTACCTCAGGAGCGTGGCGGGTGTCGGCAACGTGCCCCTCACCGACACCTTCTACGCTGACAAGCTCGGCACGGTGAAGCTGGACGGCACCCTGCGTCAGGCCAATCAGTTCACCGGCTCGGGGGTGACCGACACGCAGCTCACCAACCTCTCGACGATGGTCGCCGCGAGCGTGGGGGGCAACTTCGACCCCATCGACGGGGCGAACGCGGCGCTCGTACCCCAGGTGACGAGCTTCAGCACCTACATGGCAGCCGCTGGCTCGCTGATCTCGATCAACGGCTCGGGCTTCAGCCCCATCCCCGGCAACAACACCGTCACCTTCAACTCGGGGGTGAGCGCCACGGTGCTGTACGCGAGCAAGGGCCAGCTGATCGTGGCGGTGCCGAGCGGTGCGACCAACGGCAACGTCACGGTGACGACCACCCTCGGCACCAGCAACGCGACCAACTTCACGGTCTCGGCGCCGGTGGGCAGCGCGAGCGGCGCTCCGACCTTGTCGAGCGTGAGCAACGCGGCGCCCTCGCCCGGCCTCACCATCCAGCTCGGCGGGGTCAACTTCGTCAACGGCGCCAACACCATCACCTTCTCGGCGGGGGCCGGCACCGTCACGGCGGCGGCCACCTACATCAACGCCAACCAGCTGA
Protein-coding regions in this window:
- a CDS encoding IPT/TIG domain-containing protein — its product is MRKGWSGRQLLSIACAMLLLLSAGCFGAPSGAPPAVGGPGVGDRTVASLEPLTGMVDFGVRRAQAGMNDVAKGATVSLIDVVSGNTIATTLTTPTGGFSFSFARGWRPRTDVPYYLEAIKGLDNNLPGSDGVRVRTILVYRGAWLSLTNRTSTSGAIYITLETTAISVITAYHPYIDTRLLIGSIAHGQADNSVSPPTASSFDPAGSGITNEIFHQVTDLVNQAIADDSDPMFRIRYNPVFKLYTLSTGGSGGGSNRPQLQGLSSYVGGPGMTITLLGEGFGPNVADNAVSFNGTVATILSASPTELVVVVPPEATPGLVTVTTSLGTSNGIIFTVLTNLLGGFNPLLSPTLSSVAPLAVVPGATVSLTGTRFDVSPGANVVWMNGKATTASASTTTSLTFVVPAGWQSGPIQVTRGTAPSNPLYLAVGLPVVVAANIPSAPPGITITLAGLNFVPAMGANFVEFVGATAAPATASATSLTVTIPPGAQPGPVTVRTAAGPSLPFAFGVLTGTSGTVALGEAATVTAMAPVRGPVGLAVAITGTGFSTWLPGNIVRFNGIPATITSATATRLDVIVPEGATTGPVTVDVAAGRVVAGTFTVHGPAVTNPAVQGVPMLSGLSPTQGLPGTVVTVTGTNFDPIVANNHVSFNGVVAVPADGTSEQLTVTVPVGATAGNVTVTHSGGTSTAQPFFVIPGHSGQVAIASPPTVSAVTPGHARVGETVTLTGTNFWPILGANAVRFNGLSAPIATVSATSLVCAVPAGAKTGLLSVDTPSGRAVWGAFTVDPEPFVLSGDPVLVSLSRDSAPAGATLTLTGANFHPDPSRNTVEFVGATATPSAGGATSLTVIVPAGAGTGGVRVRTDAGLSDPRPFVMLSNIGGTFDP
- a CDS encoding IPT/TIG domain-containing protein — translated: MQTRSLLTLLTLACLVGCQVGDPLSSANGKGPDQVAPSTVPSLSGTLQLPERTTLAVPADVLTAATVTLINPASNQAVTSALTDASGNFTIQFSGNFNPGIGSTYVLEAFKGLGSNAPGYYAPRFRTIIQLTAGGWTSITGTSIYINALTTAIAIESALDGTNVAAASTIAKITPPATLVTNAFAPHHPDAEVYQLASDISNYLTNNLDPLLSVSAVQPSVTSFNPTSGGAGTIVTLYGKGFNAVPGSTTVTFNGVPANVIYVAPRLDTPGQSRLAVICPPAFNTGKIEISTPVGTASTATNFTTNVPTLSGLSIATGSVGNTVTITGTNFDLNASNDIVRFNGMLAPVTAATATTLTCQVPVGASTGNVVVTTNAGPSNGLQFTVHPVISSLSRPSGPLGSTVVITGYNFDGATPFNNQVRFNGTLATVTASTPTSITCTVPPGATSGPLTVTVGAEASTAVTFYVVPNLSGNGTL